A genome region from Cutaneotrichosporon cavernicola HIS019 DNA, chromosome: 5 includes the following:
- a CDS encoding uncharacterized protein (Alcohol dehydrogenase GroES-like domain): protein MTVTPTTLPPMMKAVVLKGPFDVKVEDRPTPTVQEDTDVIIKVTMAGLCGSDLHWYRGHQPKPYDFIVGHETIGRIVEVGSGVTKWKVGDMVIAPFSTSCGDCFFCNKLYPARCVQVQNFGNPAVPGGQAEYFRMPLAETSLFEAPADLPQELLILMTDILPTGYSTAMNARRLLDEARPDDKTVPLRKEGVCVVIGCGPVGLCAITSACTLFETVFATDLTLSRLELATKHGAIALPADQLEAAVLEATEGRGADAVLEVVGHESALLQAMKLARYYGVVSSCGVHTHDFSIPGAQLYGKNLRLQFGRCSVKTFFPYALQVLQDNRELFKTFVEHRISFDETEEFYKLFEQNKVAKTVFVVD, encoded by the exons ATGACCGTCACACCCACAACTCTGCCCCCGATGATGAAGGCCGTTGTCCTGAAGGGACCTTTCGACGTCAAGGTTGAGGACCGCCCCACGCCGACTGTCCAAGAGGACACCGACGTCATCATCAAGGTCACCATGGCAGGTCTCTGCG GCTCGGACCTGCACTGGTACCGCGGGCACCAGCCTAAGCCGTACGACTTCATCGTCGGACACGAGACGATCGGACGcatcgtcgaggtcgggtCTGGAGTCACGAAGTGGAAAGTTGGGGACATGGTTATTGCACCATTCTCTACCTCGTGCG GTGACTGCTTCTTCTGCAACAAGTTGTACCCGGCGCGCTGTGTTCAGGTGCAAAACTTTGGCAATCCAGCTGTACCAGGTGGCCAGGCCGAATACTTTAGGATGCCTCTGGCCGAAACGAGTCTCTTTGAGGCCCCTGCCGACCTGCCTCAGGAGCTCCTCATTCTCATGACGGATATCCTGCCCACCGGGTATTCAACAGCCATGAACGCACGCcgtcttctcgacgaggcccGTCCCGACGACAAGACCGTTCCTCTTCGCAAGGAGGGCGTGTGTGTGGTTATTGGCTGTGGTCCC GTCGGTCTCTGCGCCATCACGTCAGCGTGCACGCTGTTCGAGACTGTCTTTGCGACTGACCTTACTCTGTCTCGCCTTGAGCTGGCCACCAAGCATGGCGCGATCGCTCTGCCTGCAGACCAGCTGGAGGCAGCGGTCCTTGAGGCTACGGAGGGACGGGGAGCGGATGCAGTACTCGAGGTTGTCGGTCATGAGAGTGCGCTCCTCCAAGCGATGAAGCTCGCCCGGTATTACGGCGTGGTGAGCAGCTGTGGTGTCCACACCCATGACTTCAGCATTCCAGGTGCCCAGCTCTACGGCAAGAA CCTGCGCTTGCAGTTCGGTCGTTGTTCCGTCAAGACGTTCTTCCCGTACGCGCTCCAAGTGTTGCAGGATAACCGGGAGTTGTTCAAGACGTTTGTGGAACACCGCATCTCCTTtgacgagaccgaggaaTTTTATAAGCTGTTCGAGCAGAACAAGGTCGCTAAGACTGTATTTGTTGTTGATTAG
- a CDS encoding uncharacterized protein (Belongs to the aldehyde dehydrogenase family), whose translation MVHPNFKLADSSLLITTGWIADEPVAAASGKTFNVVDPANGEVWTTAPAMDEMDTDKAIAAAVEAFPSFSQISARQRARMLLRFDALVRDNKEDLAQLLVMESGKALIEARAEVDYAVTYSWLMAGEAERITGETIKANDNPTLRFFTQRVPIGPVALLCPWNFPLVIALRKICTALAAGCTMVVKPSPETPTTTLALGVLAQRAGIPKGVINVVTASNQTTPAVGKKLCEDKRVKKISFTGSTPIGKLLMTQCASSLKKMTLELGGNGGWVVFEDAELEKAADALMANKLRHAGQVCVCANRVFVQKDVFDKFAAIVEERMRKLKFGHGLSTDSTNGAIATERGAARAVRLVEDAVKNGGKLVMGGKRFGTGYLFEPTLVLGASRDAMVYREEMFAPIVSLYPFETEDEVVALCNNTDMGLSNYVWTRDIGRAWRCFEKLESGTVALNTANANTAESPFGGIKESGLGKEGGFHHGVDEFCVLKVAALTI comes from the exons ATGGTCCACCCCAACttcaagctcgccgactCCTCGTTGCTTATCACGACTGGCTGGATCGCTGACGAGCctgtcgcggcggccagcgGCAAGACGTTTAACGTGGTCGACCCTGCCAACGGTGAAGTCTGGACAACGGCGCCGGCCATGGATGAGATGGACACCGACAAGGCGATTGCTGCGGCAGTCGAGGCATTTCCGTCATTCTCGCAGATCTCGGCGCGGCAGCGTGCACGTATGCTTCTCCGTTTCGACGCTCTCGTCCGCGATAACAAAGAAGACCTTGctcagctcctcgtcatggAGTCGGGCAAGGCGCtcatcgaggcgcgcgccgaggtcgactaCGCCG TAACCTACTCGTGGCTCATGGCCGGGGAGGCCGAGCGTATCACGGGGGAGACAATTAAAGCAAACGACAACCCTACTCTCCGCTTCTTCACACAGAGGGTACCCATTGGCCCTGTCGCCCTGCTCTGCCC GTGGAACTTCCCGCTGGTCATCGCTCTGCGCAAGATCTGCACTGCCCTGGCGGCGGGCTGCACCATGGTCGTCAAGCCTTCGCCCGAGACCCCCACAACTACTCTCGCTCTTGGTGTCCTTGCCCAGCGCGCCGGCATTCCTAAGGGTGTCATTAACGTGGTGACAGCTTCGAACCAGACCACGCCCGCTGTGGGGAAGAAACTTTGCGAGGACAAACGCGTCAAGAAGATTAGCTTTACTGGCTCGACCCCTAtcggcaagctcctcatGACCCAgtgcgcctcctcgctcaagaagatgaccctcgagctcggcggtAACGGTGGCTGGGTGGTGTTTGAagatgccgagcttgaaaaggccgccgacgctCTCATGGCCAACAAACTGCGCCACGCTGGACAGGTGTGCGTGTGTGCCAACCGTGTGTTTGTGCAGAAGGATGTGTTCGACAAGTTTGCCGCTattgtcgaggagcgcatgcgcaagctcaagtTTGGCCACGGCCTTAGCACCGACTCAACCAACGGTGCGATCGCGACCGAGCGTGGTGCTGCGCGTGCAGTTAggcttgtcgaggatgcggtCAAGAACGGCGGCAAGCTGGTCATGGGTGGCAAGCGTTTTGGTACTGGGTACCTCTTTGAGCCTACACTGGTCCTTGGTGCTAGCAGGGACGCCATGGTGTACCGCGAGGAAATGTTCGCACCTATCGTCTCGCTCTATCCGTtcgagaccgaggacgaggtcgtcgctCTCTGCAACAACACGGATATGGGTCTGTCTAACTACGTCTGGACACGCGACATTGGCCGCGCGTGGCGCTGCTTTGAGAAGCTCGAGAGCGGCACCGTCGCGCTTAACACAGCCAACGCGAACACGGCCGAGAGCCCATTCGGCGGTATCAAGGAGAGTGGtctcggcaaggagggcggcTTCCAccacggcgtcgacgagttctGCGTGCTCAAGGTTGCTGCGCTCACTATTTAG